GTTTAAAAATCTAAGGAAATTTGACGGATGCGTTTTCGGCAAATATGTAGTCTATTCAATCTGGCCATAAAATACATTGTAAGAGactcaaaaataaacttaatgggCGTAATAGTAAACAAGAGCGTACAAATTATGGCAtattatatgcagatgatgtaAATATCGTAAGTCGCACACCACAACAAATGCTGGAGTAATTCTCCTGCCTAGAAAGATCCGCCACCAAGATGGAACTAGaggtaaatttttataaaatcaaatacatGTTAATAAATAGCAGGCGAGAAGACACCCAAATTGCCATAATTGGGgagaaaaatatataaagcatTTCAAAATTTACATCCCTAATCAACAACAAGACAAAGACAGAAACTCAGCGCAGTATCTACtagaaaatatatttgaaatcaGATATATTTTTCAGGGAATCCAAATGCCGGGTCTATAAAACTCTGATCAGACCAGTGCTCACCTATAGATCAGAAACCTGGGTATTAACAAAATCAGATAAATCGCAACTAgcaatatttgaaagaaaagtccTTCGACATTTTTATGGTGCTGTATGCAACAATGGCATTTGGAACAGACGATACGAGATGGATAGGTCATGGGGAGCGCATGTGGAATCCTCTGAATGAACAACTGGTATGAAAGCGACACAAGGGATGGCTTAAAATACGATATATGAACTAAGGATTTGAGAGAACTCGAACATAGAATCTGGAAAATGTGAGCTAGAAATAGAAATGAATGAAGAGGATTAATTGAATAGGCCAAGGCCCAACCTGGGCTGTGGAGCCAATGATGGTGGTGTCACCGTTATATTCATGTCCCTTTTGATTATTCTCACGTACAGATGATGTATTATAACTTGCACTTGTTCTATTACACAAAAAGCGCCgttttgtttttaatgttttcCTCCTGCCTTTTACAGGTAggttcatatttttgttgttaatttaaatattttgttaggTAAATGGATTCCAAGAATCAGGAGATCCAAACTATCCGATTAAAGTAACTGGAAAAGATCAGAAAACTATAAATGCAAAAATACGTACTCACATGTGGAGGATTACAATCAGATCGGCTGGCAGTCATGTCTGGCTGTTCCACAAATCCAAAAATAgtacacgcgctatctcagagtttgctTCTAAAACCCGAAAAAGCCGCACTGATTAAAACAAATGTTTATCCTGTACCAGATCCCAATTTTCCATTTTTGGGTGTCCACGTAACGCCCAGAATAGATGGGTCTGTTTGGTTGGGACCAAACGCTGTGCTGGCTTTCAAAAGAGAGGGATATAAGTAAGTAAAcagttgatttttatttttagataaaacAATAAGAAGGAGAATAAATTAATTAGTCttaaattaaattacataatATCACTGTAAGAGTTTTTATGTCTTCTTCTGACGGTGCCGATCCGTTCGgaatgttggcgatcagcatGTCTATGTACCTTCTTTTTACTGACATTTTGGTTTCTCTACTTTGAAGCTAAGATCTTTGTCAATCTGTgatctaacaacatccttttCAACAAAGTATAGTATAAACAATTATTCATTTATGACTAGAGTCTCCTCTATTTCCATCTCGTTCGTAAATATACCTTAAATATTTCAGTATTTACTAGGCCTCTATCTTTCCTGTATAACTTTATAAGGTTTTATATAAttggatctcatactagttaataaaatgattaaataaaCCTTACTAGTTGATGTGGTGATAACTAACAACAAAAATCTGCGTATTAAATACGAGAAGATTGCCAAGTACAAATATCGTGCAAGTGCAAATATAGAGACAATTGAGAATGGAAAGTATTAAGATGATACTTGATATTATCCTGGTTACTACTGACGTCATGTCGAAAAACCTTTTAGAAAATGTAAAATACCTGTCAAAAAGTGATACTGCTGAAAACGACCAAATGCgtaagaaaatttttggaaaatacttCAACAGGAGATCAATAACCATCAAGTAGTGGTATATAAAATCGATAACCAACGTCCCAAGCAGACACTCAACCCTACTACACAAGAAACTCGAGCTGACAATCCACAGCAGACCAATAACTAAACAgtgaaaaataaacttttgtaaCAAGCTCATGTTGTTATATATTATGAACATCAAAGTCACACCCAATTATGTCGTAGAAGTACATACATGGAAATATTTGCACATGCTGATTTATTGTACATCAACAGCAATTGCTAGTGTTAGTGGGTATTAAAATCAGAATATGACTTAATATTAAAAGTACTGATTTTAATTTTACAACTTTCTCTCTTACGTAACAACATTTAACGAATTATTAGAGattgtattataaaactaaaaaagacGAATGGCATCGATAAAGTTGCTCTTAACTTATAGCCTGACCAACAGAAATACGGATTCCGATTTATTAGAGATTAGtgcagtagtgtctgggggctcgggagactaagacctTGGAAGCCCTAAAGAAAACATCATTAATTCTTTTAACACACATGtcgacaaaatcgacaaaattcttaaatcaagaggaataaagacaatatttaccccccaacaaaatctttcatctcttgtccaatCAATCACAGataacattccaaatgaacaacacggagtttatgaaattccttgtgcagactttCCCctatcttatataggccaaacatcgtagaatccaaaataagatttatgaacattccatttctgttcgcaattcgaattcaatttcagctctaggtcaacaccatcttcatacaggtcacaaaattgattttgaaaaccccAGAATCATAGCCCCATCCTCTTtcataaaccaagaattatccaagaagccatagaaattgaaaaaaggacaaattttctcaataaaagagatgacggcatccggttaccttcgacatggagacctttcataaagaaaatatcgtcctcTCAACCCTTCAATTAAAATCCTACCGTCAGAAATATTCACGCCAACCCTCGCGTTAATCCCCATACTGACCCCCGCGTCAGCCTCCACGCAAATCACgccaccatcgacggtataaattaACCGTCCGCTGATCCGAGTAGCAGTAATGTATTGGTTAGTGATAAGTGTAGTaatgtctgggggctcgggagactgagacctcggaagaaGACaccagagaggatgtcgaaagctcggcgtagTGATGATCACGCGTTTCTAGTTAATTTCTAGTAACAAAGCTGAAATTTTCTGTTAAAAGCAGACAACAATGAAATGTTAAAATATGTCactaaaaatcttttatttttattttccataataCAACATATATTGTATAACTATGGCCACTCTGGCGAGAATTATCGGTATCAAACGATGGCCATTTCTCAAATTGTTAAACACTTCAACGAGGTGTtagaaaacttaaataaaaaagatGCAGATATAGATTACTTTTGGGATTTTCAAAAAGAAATGATAACAATAATATATTGAATTTTCAGATTTTAGATACGTGTTAATACTACTCTTCTTTAACGATTAGAAAtcttttaaaagtttgttttggccacaattttatttttattgctaaAAAGCAACATTACCTTCACTGTTTAGTATTATTCTCAAGACAATAATTGTATTCCAGATGGAAAGATATATCGCTCGGTGACTTCTCTGAAACAATTTTCTATCCAGGATTCATAAGACTGGccttaaaatatttaattccaGGAACAGTGGAGATGATCAAATCACGAATTATTAAAATGCAGCTAAGAGACGTTCAAAAATTTATACCATCAATCACTATAAATGACGTGCAGCCACTGAAGAGACCAGCAGGAGTCAGAGCCCAAGCATTGGATGTTAAAGGTATAAACACAGTTAACGTATGAAATATATGTATAGGGAAAAACATTACAAGCTTAATCAACTaagatacaaaatttttaaaatataaatactaatAGTTAGGAATAAAATTTCTTGTTAAATAAACATTTCTAAAACATAAACATTtctaaaatgttaaaatataaatactaatAATGGATAGCGGACATAGTCTAAAATTGTCCAAAACGTTTCTTAGCTACTAATTTAAATACTTCTTGGACTCAAGATCTACttatttatcttttttaaaaTCGTCCAGTAACAATTTTAGTATAAAGTCGTTGAGACAGTAAAGACTAAAATGTTTCGATTGATTGTGCTTCTTTTCCAAAAGTAAACCTCGACATGCACGACTTCTCGTCGAGTTATGAAATTAATTAAAGACTGAAACTTTTTCCTGATTTCACTTCATATGGACAATTATGAACGTCAGAGTTGTAAACACCATGGTTAATTTGATTTCATATTGAATTCTATGCAGTTTTAAAACATAcaattgtttttgtgtctttgattttattttttatcaatatttatatattttttttatttataaattttatttataattttttcttgtttttatcctttttttcattatcttttttttctttatctttttttcttttattcataAGGTTTAAAACTTCTTGAGTTATCCACTCGTTCTTGGCTACTGAAGTGTGGTTATTAATGTTAATAATTACGTTATTAATGTCTGATGTAAGAGCTTCTTCGAAATTTTCCCACATTTCATCAACAtcttttatgtttgttttttgtcCTAAGTTAGTCATGTTCTTGTTTATACTTTATATCAAGTCTGTTTGCTTATTCTCATCTTTaaggtttttcataattttatttgtaaaaattttctaactatttaataaacatttttgtaattgtAATTGGAGAAGTCGACCCTACAGGTATAAAGCAAAGATTACGGTGATGATATTTTGCCCAATCAGATATTGTTAGTAGGGCCGTACTTTTTATTCCTGTGTACATTTTTTAATGGTTGTATCcagcatatatttcgttttctaGTCAGTTTGATGTACCAACCACttccataattatttttaaaatatactataaatgatcacattAGTGACTAATAACGAAGCGTATAATTAAGTAAGGAATCTGTCATTGGTTTGCAACTAAGTAAATACAACAATCATATCgtctttttttaaccatttttcaaacttttaatttaaatttcgaatttttttcatatttttgcgttattattattaaac
This genomic stretch from Diabrotica undecimpunctata isolate CICGRU unplaced genomic scaffold, icDiaUnde3 ctg00002433.1, whole genome shotgun sequence harbors:
- the LOC140431988 gene encoding LOW QUALITY PROTEIN: L-2-hydroxyglutarate dehydrogenase, mitochondrial-like (The sequence of the model RefSeq protein was modified relative to this genomic sequence to represent the inferred CDS: deleted 1 base in 1 codon) translates to VNGFQESGDPNYPIKVTGKDQKTINAKYVLTCGGLQSDRLAVMSGCSTNPKIVHALSQSLLLKPEKAALIKTNVYPVPDPNFPFLGVHVTPRIDGSVWLGPNAVLAFKREGYKWKDISLGDFSETIFYPGFIRLALKYLIPGTVEMIKSRIIKMQLRDVQKFIPSITINDVQPLKRPAGVRAQALDVKGNLVDDFVFDLNPTGSPVSSRILHCRNAPSPGATSSLAIAKMIADKCETEFKLSQVAK